A genomic window from Micromonospora violae includes:
- a CDS encoding DUF4097 family beta strand repeat-containing protein encodes MAGWTIESPQRLTLDAPVARLDVRLISGRLNVVATDGPTRIDVTQVGRRPVLIDHSDGRLTIRQERGRGWSDVLRWFRMIHRYPRVDVSVAVPADVLADLDLVAGSLVASGLRRQTTATVVAGQITLMGLRGSTSAKLTSGPVEALGVRGDLTLETVSGEVILADSAAERVQAQTVSGAITCDLDNPRRSDIRLTTISGSITVRVREDSDLAVRLNTASGRITSGFPQLRTSTFPLPSSEGVLGAGEGKLWASATSGSIALLARAVDHDGEELP; translated from the coding sequence ATGGCCGGATGGACGATCGAGAGCCCGCAGCGGCTCACCCTGGACGCTCCGGTCGCCCGGCTGGACGTCCGACTGATCAGTGGGCGGCTCAACGTGGTCGCCACCGACGGGCCGACCCGGATCGACGTCACCCAGGTCGGCCGCCGGCCGGTGCTGATCGACCACAGCGACGGTCGGCTCACTATCCGCCAGGAGCGCGGTCGGGGCTGGTCGGACGTCCTGCGGTGGTTCCGAATGATCCACCGCTACCCCCGGGTGGACGTCTCCGTCGCCGTGCCCGCCGACGTCCTCGCCGATCTCGACCTGGTCGCCGGCTCGCTGGTCGCCTCCGGCCTGCGCCGACAGACCACCGCCACCGTCGTCGCCGGGCAGATCACCCTGATGGGGCTGCGCGGCAGCACCTCCGCGAAGCTCACCTCAGGGCCGGTGGAGGCGCTCGGCGTGCGCGGCGACCTCACCCTGGAGACGGTCTCCGGGGAGGTGATCCTCGCCGACAGCGCCGCCGAGCGGGTGCAGGCGCAGACCGTGTCCGGCGCCATCACCTGCGACCTGGACAACCCCCGGCGCAGCGACATCCGGTTGACCACCATCTCGGGCAGCATCACCGTCCGGGTCCGCGAGGACAGCGACCTCGCCGTCCGGCTGAACACCGCCTCCGGCCGCATCACCAGCGGCTTTCCGCAGCTGCGCACCTCGACGTTCCCACTGCCCAGCAGCGAGGGGGTGCTCGGTGCCGGCGAAGGTAAACTCTGGGCTTCCGCGACCTCGGGGAGCATCGCCCTGCTCGCCCGAGCGGTCGACCACGACGGGGAGGAGCTGCCGTGA
- a CDS encoding lysophospholipid acyltransferase family protein, with translation MTARDLWRPASGCDDGCLPAAGEVPTVPMGRRVLRLVAALGMLLAGVAVVVLLPVLPTRERQALLSGWARATVRAFGVRLVVRGRLPRRRALLVANHMSWLDILAVLAVAPTRMVAKREIRSWPVVGLLAAAAGTVFVDRSRPLALPGTVDRVADALRAGRSVAVFPEGTTWCAASGATDCRPGGGFRPATFQAAIDTGSPVVPLRLTYRYAVTGSSTTVAAFLGADTLLRSVARVVAARELVLSVTVAAALHPAGDADRRLLARAAESAVHLLPAAGAVARARLRPVPTVPPAVSVPTPAVDRELDLAA, from the coding sequence GTGACCGCGCGCGACCTGTGGCGGCCCGCCTCGGGCTGCGACGACGGCTGCCTGCCGGCGGCCGGCGAGGTGCCGACGGTGCCGATGGGCCGCCGGGTGCTGCGGTTGGTCGCCGCGCTCGGCATGCTACTGGCCGGGGTCGCGGTGGTGGTGCTGCTGCCGGTGCTTCCCACCCGGGAACGGCAGGCGCTGCTCAGCGGGTGGGCGCGGGCCACCGTGCGGGCCTTCGGCGTCCGCCTCGTGGTCCGGGGTCGGCTGCCCCGCCGACGCGCGCTGCTGGTCGCCAACCACATGTCCTGGCTGGACATTCTCGCGGTGCTGGCGGTCGCGCCCACCCGGATGGTCGCGAAGCGGGAGATCCGCTCCTGGCCGGTGGTCGGCCTGCTGGCCGCTGCGGCGGGCACGGTCTTCGTGGACCGTTCCCGGCCGCTGGCGCTGCCGGGCACCGTCGACCGGGTCGCCGACGCGCTGCGCGCCGGGCGGTCGGTGGCGGTCTTTCCCGAGGGTACGACGTGGTGTGCCGCGAGTGGGGCCACCGACTGCCGGCCCGGTGGTGGTTTCCGGCCCGCGACGTTCCAGGCGGCCATCGACACGGGCAGCCCGGTGGTGCCGCTGCGGCTCACCTATCGCTACGCGGTGACCGGGTCGAGCACCACGGTGGCCGCCTTCCTTGGCGCGGACACCCTGCTGCGCTCGGTGGCACGGGTGGTCGCGGCACGGGAACTGGTGCTCTCGGTGACGGTCGCCGCCGCGCTGCACCCGGCCGGTGACGCCGATCGGCGGCTGCTGGCCCGGGCCGCCGAGTCGGCCGTACACCTGTTGCCGGCGGCGGGTGCCGTGGCGCGGGCCCGGCTGCGGCCGGTGCCCACGGTGCCCCCGGCGGTTTCCGTGCCGACGCCGGCCGTTGATCGGGAGCTGGACCTGGCGGCCTGA
- a CDS encoding GNAT family N-acetyltransferase produces MAVLHAAGAPLTTTGYTLLIADDPTQVAAAQRLRHEVFATELGATLRPGEPGLDVDSFDAYCDHLIVREDSTGAVVGTYRLLPPGRTSRRYAEGEFDLTALDPLRDDLVETGRSCVHPDHRSGAVINLMWAGLTRYLHLRGSRWLGGCASVPVTDGGRMVAEVWSQAQARHLSPPPLRVRPLRPWFAEPAAAASPAAAAPGRPVAIPPLLRGYLRLGAWICGEPSYDSDFGCADFYVLFSLDRMNPRYLRHFLGGEQR; encoded by the coding sequence ATGGCCGTTCTGCATGCCGCTGGCGCCCCCTTGACGACCACCGGATACACCCTGCTGATCGCCGACGACCCGACCCAGGTCGCGGCCGCGCAACGCCTGCGCCACGAGGTGTTCGCCACCGAGCTCGGCGCCACCCTCCGCCCCGGCGAGCCCGGGCTGGACGTGGACTCCTTCGACGCGTACTGCGACCACCTGATCGTCCGCGAGGACAGCACCGGTGCGGTGGTCGGCACGTACCGGCTGTTGCCGCCGGGGCGGACCAGTCGCCGGTACGCCGAGGGCGAGTTCGACCTCACGGCGCTCGACCCGCTCCGCGACGACCTGGTCGAGACGGGCCGGTCCTGTGTGCACCCGGATCACCGCTCCGGCGCGGTGATCAACCTGATGTGGGCCGGGCTGACCCGTTACCTGCACCTGCGCGGCTCCCGCTGGCTCGGCGGCTGCGCGTCGGTGCCGGTGACCGACGGCGGGCGGATGGTGGCCGAGGTGTGGTCCCAGGCCCAGGCCCGGCACCTGTCGCCGCCGCCACTGCGGGTCCGCCCCCTGCGGCCCTGGTTCGCCGAGCCCGCTGCCGCCGCCAGCCCGGCCGCCGCTGCCCCGGGCCGGCCGGTCGCGATTCCGCCGCTCCTGCGCGGCTACCTCCGGCTCGGCGCGTGGATCTGCGGCGAGCCGTCGTACGACAGCGATTTCGGGTGCGCGGACTTCTACGTGCTCTTCTCGCTGGACCGGATGAACCCGCGCTACCTGCGGCACTTCCTGGGCGGGGAGCAGCGGTGA
- a CDS encoding ABC transporter ATP-binding protein yields the protein MTDGQRSPTSDGQIVVSGLTKQYKNVRAVNNLSFTVAPGRVTGFLGPNGAGKTTTLRMLLNLVTPTAGTATISGQRYVDLADPLRHVGAVLEASSAHKGRTGINHLRVICAAAGLPKQRADEALALVGLTPAATRKFKGYSLGMKQRLGIAAAMLGDPRVLILDEPANGLDPEGIRWMRGFLKNLAQEGRTVLVSSHLLSEMQLLADDVVIIAAGQLVRQGPVEQVLGSMAQSARVRVRTPQVEALTAALTAQSATVDIDEQGVLLVGGVDAPTIGRSALAAGVELHELTTERPDLERVFLELTAGKAGIR from the coding sequence ATGACTGACGGGCAGCGAAGCCCCACCAGCGACGGTCAGATCGTGGTGTCCGGTCTGACGAAGCAGTACAAGAACGTCCGGGCGGTGAACAACCTGTCCTTCACCGTGGCGCCGGGGCGGGTGACCGGCTTCCTCGGCCCGAACGGCGCCGGTAAGACCACCACGCTGCGCATGCTGCTGAACCTGGTCACGCCGACCGCCGGCACGGCCACCATCAGCGGCCAGCGGTACGTCGACCTCGCCGACCCGCTGCGGCACGTCGGCGCGGTGCTGGAGGCGTCCAGCGCGCACAAGGGCCGCACCGGCATCAACCACCTGCGGGTCATCTGCGCGGCGGCCGGGCTGCCGAAGCAGCGGGCCGACGAGGCGCTGGCCCTGGTCGGGCTGACCCCGGCGGCGACGCGCAAGTTCAAGGGCTACTCGTTGGGCATGAAGCAGCGGCTCGGTATCGCCGCCGCGATGCTCGGTGACCCCCGCGTGCTGATCCTCGACGAGCCGGCCAACGGGCTCGACCCGGAGGGCATCCGGTGGATGCGCGGGTTCCTCAAGAACCTCGCCCAGGAAGGCCGCACGGTCCTGGTCTCCAGCCACCTGCTGTCGGAGATGCAGCTGCTCGCCGACGACGTGGTGATCATCGCGGCCGGGCAGCTGGTCCGGCAGGGTCCGGTCGAGCAGGTGCTCGGCTCGATGGCGCAGAGCGCGCGGGTCCGGGTCCGCACCCCGCAGGTCGAGGCGCTGACCGCCGCCCTCACGGCGCAGTCGGCGACCGTCGACATCGACGAGCAGGGCGTCCTGCTGGTCGGCGGGGTGGACGCCCCGACGATCGGCCGGTCCGCCCTCGCCGCCGGGGTCGAGCTGCACGAACTGACCACCGAACGGCCCGATCTGGAACGGGTCTTCCTGGAGCTGACGGCCGGAAAGGCGGGCATCCGATGA
- a CDS encoding ABC transporter permease, producing the protein MNLVRSELLKIRTTSTWWWLALGAFLSIAMAFAFNAWYAVTVLGGDGAEFGASPEQSTPAAQAANLYTSGQYLGLMFVMLIGILMVTNEFFHQTATTTFLTTPRRTSVIVSKLVAASVLGFFFWLATTLIDLAAGAIFLSANDYGAQLGEWPVQRALLFNLLAYAIWTILGVGIGTLINNQLGAVITAAVLYLIGTQVVGLLFLLLSNLLDSQAVLKWQVIWPAVASQVMIAEGTSEFTPSWWVGALVLIGYALVSGVVGVLLTRRRDIA; encoded by the coding sequence ATGAACCTGGTCCGATCCGAGCTACTCAAGATCCGCACTACCAGCACCTGGTGGTGGCTGGCTCTCGGCGCGTTCCTGTCGATCGCCATGGCGTTCGCGTTCAACGCCTGGTACGCCGTGACCGTCCTCGGCGGCGACGGCGCGGAGTTCGGCGCCAGCCCGGAGCAGTCGACGCCGGCGGCGCAGGCGGCGAACCTCTACACCTCGGGCCAGTACCTCGGCCTGATGTTCGTGATGCTCATCGGCATCCTGATGGTCACCAACGAGTTCTTCCACCAGACCGCGACCACGACGTTCCTGACGACTCCCCGGCGAACCTCGGTGATCGTCAGCAAGCTCGTCGCGGCCAGCGTGCTCGGCTTCTTCTTCTGGCTGGCGACCACGCTGATCGACTTGGCGGCCGGCGCGATCTTCCTGTCGGCGAACGACTACGGGGCGCAACTCGGTGAGTGGCCGGTGCAGCGGGCGCTGCTGTTCAACCTGCTGGCGTACGCCATCTGGACGATCCTCGGGGTGGGCATCGGCACGCTGATCAACAACCAGCTCGGCGCGGTCATCACGGCGGCGGTGCTCTATCTGATCGGCACCCAGGTGGTGGGTCTGCTCTTCCTGCTCCTGTCGAACCTCCTCGACAGCCAGGCGGTGCTCAAGTGGCAGGTGATCTGGCCCGCGGTGGCCTCCCAGGTCATGATCGCGGAAGGTACCTCGGAGTTCACTCCGTCCTGGTGGGTCGGCGCCCTGGTGCTGATCGGCTACGCGCTGGTCAGTGGCGTTGTCGGCGTCCTGCTCACCCGGCGGCGCGACATCGCCTGA
- a CDS encoding multifunctional oxoglutarate decarboxylase/oxoglutarate dehydrogenase thiamine pyrophosphate-binding subunit/dihydrolipoyllysine-residue succinyltransferase subunit — MSTQQTSQENPLAGFGPNEWIVEEMYQRYLADPSSVDSAWHDFFADYRPAPGAGTGRGTESSDKPAAAPEPDGQPEAAATVTQPSAPAKPAAPSKPAAAQPAAAKPTAAAKPAAPATSKETPEKAAAAKPAAKAAAPTADGPQTTPLRGVAAKIVQNMDASLSVPTATSVRAVPAKLLVDNRIVINNHLARGRGGKVSFTHLVGYAMVRALVQHPEMNNSFAEANGKPAVVRPAHVNLGIAIDLAKPDGSRNLVVPSIKGCEQMDFRQFWQAYEDVVRRARRNELTMEDYSGTTISLTNPGGIGTVHSMPRLMQGQSAIIGVGAMEYPAPYQGMSEATLAELAVSKIITLTSTYDHRIIQGAQSGEFLKAMHELILGEHGFYDQIFTALRIPYEPVRWMRDVAVNSEGQINKTARVHELIHAYRVRGHLMADTDPLEFKIRKHPDLDVLQHGLTLWDLDREFPVNGFAGRQRMKLREILGVLRDSYCRRVGIEYMHIQDPEERRWVQERIERKYEKPSADEQKHVLNRLNAAEAFETFLQTKYVGQKRFSLEGGESLIPLLGEVLESSAENGLDEVVIGMAHRGRLNVLANIVGKPYEKIFSEFEGHLDPRSTQGSGDVKYHLGQNGKFTTPDGEHAVKVSVVANPSHLEAVDPVLEGIVRAKQDRIDLKLEGYTVLPLAVHGDAAFAGQGVVAETLNLSQLRGYRTGGTVHVVVNNQVGFTTAPEYSRSSLYSTDVARMIQAPIFHVNGDDPEAVVRVARLAFEYRQTFNKDVVIDMVCYRRRGHNEGDDPSMSNPQMYKIIDSKRSVRKLYTEELIGRGDITVEDAEELLRDYQAQLEKVFKATRDAASAPRQLNRPRREEEPEPQVDTATDASVIKAIGEAHINLPEGFTPHKRIQQLLDRRAKMSTEGNIDWGYGEIIAFGALLHDGVTVRLAGQDSRRGTFVQRHASVVDSRTGDDYLPLKSLTGDGERSRFFVHDSLLSEYAAMGFEYGYSVENINALVAWEAQFGDFVNGAQSVIDEFISSGEVKWGQRSAITLLLPHGHEGQGPDHTSGRPERFLQMCAEDNMRVSIPTTPANYFHLLRRQALSPKRKPLVVFTPKSLLRHKLCVSSVEDFTTGTFQPVLRDTAAPAPESVKRVLLCSGKVYYDLFQARQERGVTDTAIIRIEQLYPLPVEEIRAALAQFPNAEDFAWVQEEPANQGAWSFVALNLLEHLTDVRLRRISRPAAAAPAVGSAKTHEVEQNALIEAALPRP, encoded by the coding sequence GTGTCGACCCAGCAGACTTCGCAGGAGAACCCACTGGCGGGTTTCGGCCCGAATGAGTGGATCGTCGAGGAGATGTACCAGCGTTATCTCGCTGACCCATCGAGCGTCGATTCGGCCTGGCACGACTTCTTCGCCGACTACCGGCCGGCACCGGGCGCAGGCACCGGGCGCGGCACCGAATCGTCGGACAAGCCGGCCGCCGCTCCCGAGCCGGACGGCCAGCCGGAGGCTGCCGCCACGGTCACCCAACCGAGCGCCCCGGCCAAGCCGGCCGCCCCGAGCAAGCCGGCCGCCGCCCAGCCGGCAGCGGCCAAGCCCACCGCTGCGGCCAAGCCCGCTGCTCCGGCCACGTCCAAGGAGACGCCGGAGAAGGCCGCCGCGGCCAAGCCGGCCGCCAAGGCCGCCGCGCCGACCGCCGACGGTCCGCAGACCACGCCGTTGCGGGGCGTCGCCGCGAAGATCGTCCAGAACATGGACGCCTCGCTGAGCGTGCCCACCGCGACCAGCGTGCGCGCGGTCCCGGCCAAGCTGCTCGTCGACAACCGCATCGTGATCAACAACCACCTCGCCCGGGGGCGGGGTGGCAAGGTCAGCTTCACCCACCTGGTCGGCTACGCCATGGTGCGCGCGCTGGTGCAGCACCCCGAGATGAACAACTCCTTCGCCGAGGCCAACGGCAAGCCGGCGGTGGTCCGCCCGGCACACGTCAACCTCGGCATCGCGATCGACCTGGCCAAGCCGGACGGCAGCCGCAACCTGGTGGTCCCCTCCATCAAGGGCTGCGAGCAGATGGACTTCCGGCAGTTCTGGCAGGCGTACGAGGACGTGGTCCGTCGGGCGCGGCGCAACGAGCTGACCATGGAGGACTACTCCGGCACCACGATCTCGCTGACCAACCCGGGTGGCATCGGCACCGTGCACTCGATGCCGCGGCTGATGCAGGGGCAGAGCGCGATCATCGGTGTGGGCGCGATGGAGTACCCGGCCCCCTACCAGGGGATGTCCGAGGCCACCCTGGCCGAGCTGGCGGTCAGCAAGATCATCACGCTGACCAGCACGTACGACCACCGGATCATCCAGGGCGCCCAGTCCGGCGAGTTCCTCAAGGCGATGCACGAGCTGATCCTGGGTGAGCACGGCTTCTACGACCAGATCTTCACCGCGCTGCGCATCCCGTACGAGCCGGTGCGCTGGATGCGCGACGTCGCGGTCAACTCCGAGGGTCAGATCAACAAGACCGCCCGGGTGCACGAGCTGATCCACGCGTACCGGGTGCGCGGTCACCTGATGGCCGACACCGACCCGCTGGAATTCAAGATCCGTAAGCACCCCGACCTGGACGTCCTCCAGCACGGGCTCACCCTGTGGGACCTGGACCGCGAGTTCCCGGTCAACGGCTTCGCCGGCCGGCAGCGGATGAAGCTGCGCGAGATCCTCGGCGTGCTGCGCGACTCGTACTGCCGCCGCGTCGGCATCGAGTACATGCACATCCAGGACCCGGAGGAGCGGCGCTGGGTCCAGGAACGGATCGAGCGCAAGTACGAGAAGCCGTCCGCCGACGAGCAGAAGCACGTGCTCAACCGGCTCAACGCCGCCGAGGCGTTCGAGACCTTCCTCCAGACGAAGTACGTCGGCCAGAAGCGCTTCTCGCTGGAGGGCGGCGAGTCGCTGATCCCGCTCCTCGGTGAGGTGCTGGAATCCTCCGCCGAGAACGGGCTGGACGAGGTCGTCATCGGCATGGCCCACCGGGGTCGGCTCAACGTGCTGGCCAACATCGTCGGCAAGCCGTACGAGAAGATCTTCTCGGAGTTCGAGGGTCACCTGGACCCGCGCTCGACGCAGGGCTCCGGCGACGTGAAGTACCACCTGGGCCAGAACGGCAAGTTCACCACCCCCGACGGCGAGCACGCGGTCAAGGTGTCGGTGGTGGCCAACCCGTCGCACCTGGAGGCCGTCGACCCGGTGCTGGAGGGCATCGTCCGGGCCAAGCAGGACCGGATCGACCTCAAGCTGGAGGGCTACACCGTGCTGCCGCTGGCGGTGCACGGTGACGCCGCCTTCGCCGGGCAGGGCGTGGTCGCCGAGACGCTCAACCTGTCGCAGCTGCGGGGCTACCGCACCGGCGGCACCGTGCACGTGGTGGTCAACAACCAGGTCGGCTTCACCACCGCCCCGGAGTACAGCCGGTCCAGCCTCTACAGCACCGACGTGGCCCGGATGATCCAGGCGCCGATCTTCCACGTGAACGGCGACGACCCGGAGGCGGTCGTCCGGGTGGCCCGGCTGGCGTTCGAGTACCGGCAGACGTTCAACAAGGACGTCGTGATCGACATGGTCTGCTACCGCCGGCGTGGGCACAACGAGGGCGACGACCCGTCGATGTCCAACCCCCAGATGTACAAGATCATTGACTCGAAGCGCTCGGTCCGCAAGCTCTACACCGAGGAGCTGATCGGGCGCGGCGACATCACCGTGGAGGACGCGGAGGAGCTGCTGCGCGACTACCAGGCGCAGCTGGAGAAGGTCTTCAAGGCCACCCGGGACGCGGCCTCGGCACCCCGCCAGCTCAACCGGCCGCGCCGCGAGGAGGAGCCGGAGCCGCAGGTCGACACCGCCACCGACGCCTCCGTGATCAAGGCCATCGGCGAGGCGCACATCAACCTGCCCGAGGGCTTCACCCCGCACAAGCGGATCCAGCAGTTGCTCGACCGGCGGGCCAAGATGTCCACCGAGGGCAACATCGACTGGGGCTACGGCGAGATCATCGCGTTCGGGGCCCTGCTGCACGACGGGGTCACCGTCCGGCTCGCCGGGCAGGACTCGCGTCGCGGCACGTTCGTCCAGCGGCACGCCTCGGTGGTCGACTCCCGCACCGGGGACGACTACCTGCCGCTGAAGTCGCTCACCGGCGACGGCGAGCGCTCCCGGTTCTTCGTGCACGACTCGCTGCTCAGCGAGTACGCGGCGATGGGCTTCGAGTACGGCTACTCGGTGGAGAACATCAACGCCCTCGTCGCCTGGGAGGCCCAGTTCGGCGACTTCGTCAACGGCGCCCAGTCGGTGATCGACGAGTTCATCTCGTCCGGTGAGGTGAAGTGGGGCCAGCGCTCCGCCATCACCCTGCTGCTGCCGCACGGCCACGAGGGTCAGGGCCCGGACCACACCTCCGGCCGGCCGGAGCGGTTCCTGCAGATGTGCGCCGAGGACAACATGCGGGTGTCCATTCCGACCACCCCGGCGAACTACTTCCACCTGCTGCGCCGCCAGGCCCTGTCGCCCAAGCGCAAGCCGCTGGTGGTGTTCACACCGAAGTCGCTGCTGCGGCACAAGCTCTGCGTCTCGTCGGTGGAGGACTTCACCACCGGCACCTTCCAGCCGGTGCTGCGCGACACGGCCGCCCCGGCACCGGAGTCGGTGAAGCGGGTGCTGCTCTGCTCCGGCAAGGTCTACTACGACCTGTTCCAGGCCCGGCAGGAGCGCGGCGTCACCGACACCGCGATCATCCGGATCGAGCAGCTGTACCCGCTGCCGGTGGAGGAGATCCGGGCCGCCCTGGCGCAGTTCCCGAACGCGGAGGACTTCGCCTGGGTGCAGGAGGAGCCGGCCAACCAGGGTGCCTGGTCGTTCGTCGCGCTCAACCTGCTGGAGCACCTCACGGACGTGCGGCTGCGGCGGATCTCCCGCCCGGCCGCGGCCGCCCCGGCGGTCGGCTCGGCCAAGACCCACGAGGTCGAGCAGAACGCGCTGATCGAAGCGGCTCTCCCCCGCCCGTGA
- a CDS encoding DUF6104 family protein, producing the protein MYFTDRGIEELVERRGDDQVTLEWLGERLRDFVDLNPEFETPIERLATYLARLDDPDDDA; encoded by the coding sequence ATGTACTTCACCGACCGTGGCATCGAGGAGTTGGTCGAACGCCGGGGCGACGACCAGGTGACCCTGGAGTGGCTGGGCGAGCGCCTGCGCGATTTCGTCGACCTCAACCCCGAGTTCGAGACCCCCATCGAACGCCTGGCCACCTACCTGGCCCGCCTGGACGACCCCGACGACGACGCCTAA
- the pta gene encoding phosphate acetyltransferase, producing the protein MARSVYLTSVGSGGGKSAVALGLAELLSRQVGRIGVFRPLVADGGGPDPILALLSERYRVEVPLAELAGASYAEAAALVADGRREELISAIVERYRAVERQCPAVVVVGSDFDDPGDPARPRELAFNARLATEFGSVVVPVVDGFGQEPAAVASAVRGAYHDLADLGATVLAVIANRVAAPMTLPDLPVPAYAIPEVPSVSAPTVAEVAAALDATLLAGDDAALGRDVLDFVVGAAHVPTLLGHLTEGALVITPGDRADLLVAASAAHVAGQVSVAGLVLTLGVQPDPRAMRLVEGLNTGLAVLSVRSDSYDTVAASSRIEGRPSAANPRKVEAALGAFERCVDTDDLARRLRVSRSARVTPLMFENELIDRARSKPRHLVLPEGTDERILRAAEILLRRGVAELTVLGRPDEIARRTRELGIDLGDAHVVDPGTSGWRDDFAAEYARLRAHRGVTAELAYDIVAQPNYFGTLMVATGRADGMVSGATHTTAATIRPAFEIIRTLPDVSVASSVFFMLLADRVLVYGDCAVNRDPDAAQLADIAISSADTAARFGIEPRVAMLSYSTGSSGAGADVEKVAAATALVRERRPDLLVEGPIQYDAAIDPTVAATKLPDSPVAGHATVFIFPDLNTGNNTYKAVQRSAGAVAVGPVMQGLRRPVNDLSRGALVTDIVNTVAITAIQAATEEAS; encoded by the coding sequence GTGGCACGGAGTGTTTACCTCACCAGCGTGGGGTCCGGCGGGGGCAAGTCGGCCGTCGCGCTCGGGTTGGCGGAGTTGTTGTCCCGGCAGGTCGGGCGGATCGGCGTGTTTCGGCCGCTGGTGGCTGACGGCGGCGGTCCGGACCCGATCCTCGCCCTGCTGAGCGAGCGGTACCGGGTCGAGGTGCCGCTCGCCGAGCTGGCCGGGGCGAGCTACGCCGAGGCTGCGGCGCTGGTCGCCGACGGCCGGCGAGAGGAGCTGATCTCCGCGATCGTCGAGCGCTACCGGGCGGTGGAGCGGCAGTGCCCCGCGGTGGTCGTGGTGGGCAGCGACTTCGACGACCCGGGTGATCCGGCCCGCCCCCGGGAGTTGGCCTTCAACGCCCGGTTGGCCACCGAGTTCGGCAGCGTGGTGGTGCCGGTGGTGGACGGCTTCGGGCAGGAGCCGGCAGCGGTCGCGTCGGCCGTACGGGGGGCGTACCACGATCTGGCCGACCTGGGCGCGACGGTGCTCGCGGTCATCGCCAACCGGGTGGCCGCGCCGATGACGTTGCCCGACCTGCCGGTCCCCGCGTACGCCATCCCGGAGGTGCCGAGCGTGTCGGCGCCGACGGTGGCCGAGGTGGCGGCGGCGCTCGACGCCACCCTGCTGGCCGGGGACGACGCCGCGCTCGGGCGCGACGTGCTGGATTTCGTGGTCGGCGCGGCGCACGTGCCGACCCTGCTGGGCCACCTCACCGAAGGCGCCCTGGTGATCACCCCTGGGGACCGGGCCGACCTGCTCGTCGCGGCGAGCGCCGCGCACGTGGCCGGGCAGGTGTCGGTGGCCGGGTTGGTGCTCACCCTGGGCGTTCAGCCCGACCCGAGGGCCATGCGGCTGGTGGAGGGGCTGAACACCGGGCTGGCGGTGCTTTCGGTACGCAGCGACAGCTACGACACGGTGGCCGCGTCCAGCCGTATCGAGGGCCGGCCCAGCGCGGCCAATCCCCGCAAGGTGGAGGCCGCGCTCGGCGCGTTCGAGCGCTGTGTGGACACCGACGACCTGGCCCGTCGGCTGCGGGTCAGCCGGTCGGCACGGGTCACCCCGCTGATGTTCGAGAACGAGCTGATCGACCGGGCCCGCTCAAAGCCCCGGCACCTGGTGCTGCCGGAAGGCACCGACGAGCGGATCCTGCGCGCGGCGGAGATCCTGCTGCGCCGGGGAGTGGCCGAGCTGACGGTGCTCGGCCGGCCCGACGAGATCGCCCGGCGCACCCGCGAGCTGGGCATCGACCTCGGCGACGCGCACGTGGTCGACCCGGGCACCAGCGGGTGGCGCGACGACTTCGCCGCCGAGTACGCCCGGCTGCGCGCCCACCGGGGGGTCACCGCCGAGTTGGCGTACGACATCGTGGCGCAGCCCAACTACTTCGGCACGCTGATGGTGGCGACCGGCCGAGCCGACGGCATGGTCTCCGGTGCGACGCACACCACCGCCGCCACCATCCGGCCGGCGTTCGAGATCATCCGTACGCTGCCGGACGTCTCGGTGGCGTCCAGCGTCTTCTTCATGCTGCTCGCCGACCGGGTGCTGGTCTACGGCGACTGCGCGGTCAACCGTGACCCGGACGCGGCCCAGCTCGCCGACATCGCGATCTCGTCGGCCGACACGGCCGCCCGGTTCGGCATCGAACCCCGGGTGGCCATGCTGTCGTACTCCACCGGCAGTTCCGGCGCTGGCGCGGACGTGGAGAAGGTCGCCGCGGCCACCGCGCTGGTCCGGGAACGCCGGCCCGACCTGCTGGTCGAGGGGCCCATCCAGTACGACGCGGCGATCGACCCGACGGTGGCGGCGACGAAGCTGCCGGACAGCCCGGTCGCGGGCCACGCCACGGTCTTCATCTTCCCGGACCTGAACACCGGCAACAACACGTACAAGGCGGTGCAACGCTCCGCCGGGGCGGTCGCCGTCGGCCCGGTCATGCAGGGCCTGCGCCGACCGGTGAACGACCTGTCCCGGGGCGCGTTGGTGACGGACATCGTCAACACGGTGGCGATCACCGCCATCCAGGCCGCCACCGAGGAGGCGTCGTGA